In Listeria cossartiae subsp. cossartiae, the genomic window CCATCCAGCATAAAGTCCGCCAACGCCGCCACCGACAACAACCACTTTTTTACTTGGTGTTTTTGGTAAGTAAGCTTCGGATTCGCGCCCGAGTAGTGGATTGACTAAACAAGTAATTGGTTTGCCGGCATACATGTTAGCGACACAACCTTGAAGGCAAGCGATACAAGGAAGTAGTTCATCCAATTTGCCAGCCGCCGCTTTGTTGGGTGTTTCTGGATCTGCTAAAGACTGACGCCCAAAGGCAACTAAGTCAGCACGGCCTTCACGAACCATTAATTCTGCATAATGTGGCTCGGTAAAACGACCAACCGTAATAACGGGGATAGAAACGGCGCGTTTAATTTGCGTCACAAGGTCGGAACTGAATCCTGCGTGCAAGACAGTTGGCGCCCACATGTATTCATCGCGAATGTGAACACTACGGGAAACATGCAAACCATCCAAACCGCAATCTTCTAAATATGCGGCAACCGTCGCGCTATCTTGAACGCTAAGCCCGCCGTCCACGCCATCGGTACTATTAATCCGGCAGAGAATCGCGACAGAATGCCCAACGCGCTTACGAATACTTTCAATAATAAGTCGTGGCAACCGCATTCTATTTTCAAAACAACCGCCAAATTCATCTACGCGCTTGTTCGTCCGGGCAGATAAGAAACTACTTACTAAATAGCCATGGGCACAATGAATTTCAACTGCATCCGCGCCCGCTTTTTTTGCTCGTAAAGCGGCTTCTCCATAGAGCTCGATTAATTCGTATAGCTCTTCACGGGAAATGGCTTCTGGCGTATTTCGTCCAGCAGCAGAGGCAATCGCAGAAGCGGCTTTTAAAGGAAAACCAGATACTTTGGAATTCCCTTCCGGTCCAGCATGCTGCAATTGCACAGAAATTTTAGCTCCCGCATCATGGCATACATCAATCACTCGTTTAAAACTAGCAATTTGATGATCGCTATAAAGACAGGCTTTATTGGCGCCACCTTTTGCACGGACATCTACTACAGTCGCTTCAAACGTAATCAGTCCAAAGCCACCAAGCGCCCGTTCTTTATAATAAGCAAGGGAAGTATCTGATAAAGTTCCATCTGTATTCGCATAGTTGTTACACATTGGTGATACTACAAATCGGTTAGGCACTTTCATCGGCCCGATATCAATGGGTGAAAACATCGAATTAAATTTCAAAAATAACACTTTCCTTTCAACAGGGAATCGTTCTTTTACGTTACAATATTCACATAATCGGATAGGCGTTTACTTTGGAGCAATCTCTGGCCATGCTTCGTCTAATACTTTTTTTGTGGCATTATATACTTTGATTGCCGCATATTCTAAACCAGTTGCGACCATGGAGTCTGAGATAACTTCAACTCCCATAACACGCGGATTAACACCATGTTCTTTTAAAATTTTTGCAAAACCGACCGTATCTCCGTATCCTTCTCCAGGAGCTAAACGATCATGAAGTGACTCTTCGCGCAGTTCTTTGTAAGGTGTTTCGTGGACATCACATAATTGAATGGATACAATCCGATCAGCGGGAACATTTTTGATAGATTCGGCTGTTTGGTTTGCTCGAGCCCAGTGCCACGTATCGCAAATTAGTTGTGCGTTATCACGGCCACACGCTTCTGCAACCCGCCAAGCTGTTTGTAAGTCCGGAACACCACTATAGGGCATGAATTCTAAACCGATAATTAATTCTTCGGCCCGGTCACATAGTTCACCAAGCGCGACAATGATTTGTTCTTCAGGGAGTTTTTCAAGCAAGCCGCAGTTAATATGTTTGACGCCGAATAATCGCGCCATATGAAAAGTGGTTTGCTCTTTCTTTTGTTGTTCCACCGTACGATCTTGGGCAGTGCCCCACTGTGTTATGTACTCGACTTCGGTTACTTTCATGTTGTGCTCGTCTAAAATTCGCAACATATCTTCGTCGGTTAATCCGGCAGCTAGTGCGTCAACATAGTTTTCCGCGCGCAAGCCAATTCCGTCAAAACCATTCTCAGCAGCGACTTTGACACGTTTAGGAAACGATACCTCCGTTCCAAGTGTGTAAGAGCTAATCGTGATGGGGCATTTTTTTAAGTTGCCATTTGCATTTGTCATAAAAATTATCTCCTCTCCATAATAAAAATTACAAGAAACTTTGATAATATTTTCACAAACACCAGCAAAAAAATAAATTCCACTAAATTAAAAATCTCTGATGTGATAACGCCTTCAATAGTTGAAAAATGAACTGGACAGTTAACCTATTCTACCGTATATTGGTTTTTAAGGAATAAGTTTATTTCACTGGCGTAACTACAGTTTAATTGTATTATGACTATTCCATAAAAACAAATTGGTATTATTCTATTAATTGATAGATAAATTGCATAGATAATTTTTAGTGAGGGGAGAAGCCATGAATTTACACCATTTACGTTATTTCGTCACATTGGCGCACATGGAGCATTACACAAAAGCAGCTGAAAAATTACTGATTACGCAACCTAGTTTAAGTCACGCGATTTCCTCTTTAGAACAAGAATTAGGTATTGCTTTATTTGAAAAAGAAGGTCGGAATATCGGATTAAGTAAGGCGGGGAGAGTGTTTCTTGATTATGTGGAAGAATCACTCGATATGCTAGACGCTGGTGTCGCGACTACTAAGAAAGCGGCAAATGGGGAAGGGCAGATTGACTTGGCATTTTTGCAAACACTCGGAACCTCCCTCGTACCAAAGCTCGTTCAAGAATTCTTGCAAACCGAACCAGAAAAGAAAATCGATTTTGTTTTCCATACTGGTGTTTCGATTGATATTATTCAAGGTTTAAAAGAAAAGAAATTCGATATTGGCATCTGCTCCAAACTCGAAAATGAACGAAATATCCATTTTACGCCGATTGCCAAACAAGAATTAGTGCTTATTGTACCAAAAAATCATCCGCTAGCTGAGAAAGACTGGATTGATTTAAGCGAAACCGTAGACTATCCGCACATCGCTTTCTCGAAAAAAAGCGGATTGCGGCCAATTATCGATGAACTATTTAGGAAAATTGGCGCGGAATATACAATCGCCTATGAAATCGAGGTAGACCAAGTG contains:
- a CDS encoding LysR family transcriptional regulator, with translation MNLHHLRYFVTLAHMEHYTKAAEKLLITQPSLSHAISSLEQELGIALFEKEGRNIGLSKAGRVFLDYVEESLDMLDAGVATTKKAANGEGQIDLAFLQTLGTSLVPKLVQEFLQTEPEKKIDFVFHTGVSIDIIQGLKEKKFDIGICSKLENERNIHFTPIAKQELVLIVPKNHPLAEKDWIDLSETVDYPHIAFSKKSGLRPIIDELFRKIGAEYTIAYEIEVDQVIAGMVAQNFGIAVVPNMPILNYIDVKVLPIRSPNWERFFYLAVAKNQTLTPAAEQFKQFMLEHRI
- a CDS encoding oxidoreductase; amino-acid sequence: MKFNSMFSPIDIGPMKVPNRFVVSPMCNNYANTDGTLSDTSLAYYKERALGGFGLITFEATVVDVRAKGGANKACLYSDHQIASFKRVIDVCHDAGAKISVQLQHAGPEGNSKVSGFPLKAASAIASAAGRNTPEAISREELYELIELYGEAALRAKKAGADAVEIHCAHGYLVSSFLSARTNKRVDEFGGCFENRMRLPRLIIESIRKRVGHSVAILCRINSTDGVDGGLSVQDSATVAAYLEDCGLDGLHVSRSVHIRDEYMWAPTVLHAGFSSDLVTQIKRAVSIPVITVGRFTEPHYAELMVREGRADLVAFGRQSLADPETPNKAAAGKLDELLPCIACLQGCVANMYAGKPITCLVNPLLGRESEAYLPKTPSKKVVVVGGGVGGLYAGWMAGSRGHDVTVYEASDMIGGQMRLAAYPPGKGDLTNMVRSYIKKCEQFDVEIKTNTPVTTELIQEVSPDAVIIATGATPLVLPIPGIEDAGLIHAVDLLDGKETCGKKVLVVGGGMVGSETAAFLGEAGHEVTVVELRDEVGADVISEHRKFLMRDFDEYKIKSVTNAKVTSFFADGVTYSLADDKEYRIDGFDSVVLAMGSRAYNPLEEAIKKIVPETYVIGDAIRARRALDATKEALDAVLQL
- a CDS encoding sugar phosphate isomerase/epimerase family protein — translated: MTNANGNLKKCPITISSYTLGTEVSFPKRVKVAAENGFDGIGLRAENYVDALAAGLTDEDMLRILDEHNMKVTEVEYITQWGTAQDRTVEQQKKEQTTFHMARLFGVKHINCGLLEKLPEEQIIVALGELCDRAEELIIGLEFMPYSGVPDLQTAWRVAEACGRDNAQLICDTWHWARANQTAESIKNVPADRIVSIQLCDVHETPYKELREESLHDRLAPGEGYGDTVGFAKILKEHGVNPRVMGVEVISDSMVATGLEYAAIKVYNATKKVLDEAWPEIAPK